Proteins from one Fragaria vesca subsp. vesca linkage group LG6, FraVesHawaii_1.0, whole genome shotgun sequence genomic window:
- the LOC101308590 gene encoding glucomannan 4-beta-mannosyltransferase 9-like: MERLSSAAIIPDSFIGARDDIFMQFGLVWNMIKEPLIIPLLRMAVAMCLVMSVMIFAERLYMGVVIILVHVFGRKPEKRYKWEPIKDDVELGSSNYPMVLVQIPMFNEREVYQLSIGACCSLTWPSDRLIIQVLDDSTDPTCKAMVERECQRWAGKGINIKYEIRDNRTGYKSGALKEGLKRSYAKNCDYVAIFDADFQPEPDFLSRSIPFFVHNPNVALVQARWRFVNNNECLMTRFQEMSLDYHFKIEQEVGSSTHAFFGFNGTAGVWRIAAINEAGGWKDRTTVEDMDLAVRASLKGWKFVYLGTLQVKSELPSTFKAFRHQQHRWSCGPANLFKKMVMEIITNKKVSVWQKVHVIYSFFFVRKIIAHIFAFFFYCIVLPATILVPEVTVPKWGGVYIPTIITLLNSVGTPRSIHLVVFWILFENVMSLHRTKATIIGILEFSRVNEWIVTEKLGDFLKNKVGAKAPKKFRLNIGDRLHFLELAVGCYLFFCACYDFVFGKDNYFIFFYTQSLAFFIMGFGYVGTIVPTS, translated from the exons ATGGAGCGGCTTTCGTCGGCAGCGATTATTCCAGACTCGTTTATAGGCGCAAGAGATGATATTTTCATGCAATTTGGGTTGGTATGGAACATGATCAAGGAGCCGTTGATCATTCCTCTGCTGAGAATGGCAGTGGCTATGTGCTTGGTCATGTCGGTTATGATCTTCGCCGAGAGGCTTTACATGGGCGTCGTCATTATTCTGGTACATGTTTTCGGGCGAAAACCGGAGAAGCGATACAAATGGGAGCCCATCAAAGATGATGTTGAGTTGGGAAGCTCGAATTATCCCATGGTTCTGGTCCAAATCCCCATGTTCAATGAAAGAGAG GTTTATCAACTCTCAATCGGAGCTTGTTGTTCGCTAACATGGCCTTCTGATAGACTCATCATTCAAGTCCTTGATGATTCAACAGACCCAACTTGCAAG GCCATGGTAGAGCGAGAGTGCCAAAGATGGGCAGGCAAAGGCATAAACATCAAGTACGAAATCAGAGACAACAGAACAGGGTACAAATCAGGGGCTCTCAAAGAAGGCCTGAAGCGCAGCTACGCCAAAAACTGCGATTACGTCGCCATTTTCGACGCCGACTTTCAACCGGAGCCGGATTTCCTCTCTCGCAGCATTCCCTTCTTCGTCCACAATCCCAATGTCGCTCTTGTTCAGGCTCGCTGGAGATTCG TGAACAATAATGAGTGCTTGATGACAAGATTTCAAGAAATGTCACTGGACTATCATTTCAAAATTGAACAAGAAGTGGGCTCTTCCACACATGCATTCTTTGGGTTCAATG GGACTGCTGGTGTGTGGAGAATTGCTGCAATCAATGAGGCTGGAGGATGGAAGGATCGGACCACGGTGGAAGATATGGATCTAGCTGTTCGAGCAAGCCTCAAAGGGTGGAAATTTGTATATCTTGGTACTCTGCAG GTGAAGAGTGAATTGCCAAGTACTTTCAAGGCCTTCCGCCACCAGCAACATAGGTGGTCTTGTGGTCCGGCTAATCTATTCAAGAAAATGGTGATGGAAATTATAACAAACAAG AAAGTATCAGTATGGCAGAAAGTTCATGTGATCTACAGCTTCTTCTTCGTTAGGAAGATCATTGCACACATCTTTGCATTTTTCTTCTATTGCATTGTCTTGCCAGCAACTATTTTGGTGCCTGAAGTTACCGTACCAAAGTGGGGAGGAGTTTACATCCCTACCATCATTACCCTTCTTAATTCAGTTGGCACTCCAAG ATCAATCCACTTGGTGGTCTTCTGGATCCTATTCGAGAACGTCATGTCCCTACACCGTACAAAAGCTACGATCATTGGTATACTAGAGTTTAGTCGAGTGAATGAATGGATCGTCACTGAAAAACTTGGAGATTTTCTTAAGAATAAAGTAGGAGCAAAAGCACCCAAAAAATTTCGATTGAATATTGGAGATAG GCTTCATTTCTTAGAGCTTGCTGTGGGATGTTATCTCTTCTTCTGTGCCTGTTATGATTTCGTCTTTGGCAAAGACAACTACTTCATCTTCTTTTATACCCAATCCCTTGCCTTCTTTATCATGGGATTTGGGTATGTTGGGACAATTGTTCCAACCTCTTAG